TTTTAGCGCCAGCGCCAGCAGGGCAAAGCCGAGCACCGCCAGCAGCTGGTCGGCGAGGCCGAACAACGGCCACCACGCCAGGCCGCCGAGGCCGCGCGCCTGGTGCAGCGCCAGCGCTGCCGACAATAGCACCACGAAGGTAATCTGCGATTTTTCATTGACCGGCAGAAGCGACGGCATGCGTTCCGTCAGCCCGGTGAGAAACTGTTTTTGCAGGCGCAGCCCCGCTTCCAGCGTGGCCACCAGAAGACCCAGCATGACGGTCGCGGCGAGCGTGCGGGTAAATGCCGGATCCAGCCCGATGCCGCCGGCGAGACGCGCATAGCCGTTGATATAGAGCGCGAGGACCTGATGCAGGTCGCGGGAGTCCCGCCACGTTCCGTAATGCCGGTTCCATTCCTGCAAATCGGCGAAGCCGGTGCTGCCGATGATGACGGCGCTCAGCGCCAGCAGTCCCAGCGCGAGCGCGCCACCGTAACCGACATAGCGCGCATCGGTCTCGCGCCTGATCTGGCGCGCCGTGATGCCATTGGCAATCAACAGATGGAAACCCGCCACCGCGCCCGAGGTCAGTGTGACGAACAGCCACGGCAGCGTCGCCGGAATATCCGGAATGGCGTTGAATTCCGGCGCGACCAGAATCGGGTGATTGATCACCACGGCGGTGTAGGCAATGCAGAGCATGACGCCCAGCAGCAGGGCGGTGAGATACCCGCGCGGCCGGATCAGTTTCCACATCGGTTGGCGCGTGGCGTGGTAGCCGTAGGCGAACAGGATCAGAATCCAGACCACGGTGGCATCGAACGCCACGAAGGAATTCCCGGCCTCGAAGCTGAGCATGCCGGTGAAGGCCAGCGGGAGCTCTCCCGGCAGCCACATGGACATCAGGCCCAGGATCAGCGCGATCAGCGCGGCCGCAAGGATTTCGAAATCCTTGCGGCCGCGCAGAAATACTCCCAGGAACCAGGCCAGCCCGGCAACGGCCCAGAAAGGCAGGACTGCCTGCGGGAAGCCGGACAGGAGCTGCGCCGCGAGCGTGGCGCTGGCGGCATTCATGATGAGCAGCACGAGGAAGGCAAACAGGGCGAACAGGGTGTGCGCCGGTGCGCCGACCAGGCGTGCCGCGATTTCCGCCGGGTTCAATCCCGGATAACGCAGCGACAGCCACAGGGAACCGAGACCGTAGGTGCCGGCGGCGGTGACGGTGCCGACCACGACCCACAGAAACGCCGGAATCCATCCCCACGTCAGGGCGACCAGGCTGCCCATGACGGCGGCACCAGCCGCGAGGGAGGCCAGGTGGTGACCGAATATCAGGTGACGTTTGGAGCGTCGGGGTTCATCTTCGGCGGGGCGTTCCGGGGCGGGTATACTATAATTGTCTTCAAGGCGGAAAACGCCGAGCGCCAGAAGCCTGGAGTAGAACCGGTAACCGAAAACAAAGGCCACAGCGGCGGCCAGCAGCAAAAACAGCGAATTCACGACCTGTTCCCGCTGCTGGATGCCATTTCCATGATCATTCCGATCTCTTCCCGTAGGCCACGCGTTATTTTCTGGATGTTAAAGGCTCTGATGACTATTTTACACGGTAGGCGAATATCCACCCGCCGCGACGGTCACAGGGGTATTCGGATCGCCATCACAGATTTGGACTTACTATATCTATATATATGATTACTTCCCGCTTGCGTCGTTTATTTTCAATCCTGTTTCTGTCCCTGCTGACGGCTTGTGCCGGCACGGTAAAGCCCGAACCGATGGCCGAGGCGCCGCCACCCGGCCCCGCCAAGGCTGACGCCGCGCTGCCCGGGGTCGCGCTGGAGCCGGAGATTCTCTATAACCTGCTGCTGGGCGAAATCGCCGGACAACGCGGGCAGATCGGGGTGGCCGCTGCGACCCTCGGCGAGGTCGCGCAGCAGACGCGCGACCCGCGCGTCGCCGAGCGCGCCACGCTGGCCGCGCTCTATGCCAAGCGCTACGACGAGGCGCTGCAGTCGGCGCGGCTGTGGACCGAACTGCGCCCGCATGACACCGAGGCCCGGGAGGCCCTGATCACCGCCCTGCTCGAACTCGACCGCGCCGCCGAGGCGAAGGAACATTTTCAGACGCTGTTCGCCGCGGAGGAAACCCGCCGCAACCTGGATCAGGCCTATCTGCGCGCGGCCGCCGTGCTCGGGCGCACCAGCAATCGCGCCGCGGCCATTGACGTGATGCAGTCGCTGGTGGCGCTGAATCCGCGGCTGGCCTCGGCGCATTTTGCCATGGCGCACCTGATGGTTCGTGGCGGCGATCTGGAAAAGGCGCTGGTTTCCGCCGACGCGGCCCTGAAACAGCGTCCGGACTGGGAGGAGGCGGCGCTGTTCAAGGCGCGCATCCTGTTGTCGCAGAAGGAACCGCAGAAGGCGCGCGCTTTTTACGAGGCGTTCCTGAACGACAATCGCGGCGCCAACCAGGTGCGCCTGAACTACGCGCGTTTCCTGGTTGACCAGAAAGAATGGCAGAAGGCGCTCGAGGAATTCAAGCGTGTGGCCGACAACGTTCCGGATGACGCCGACACCATTTATGCCGTGGGTCTGCTGTCATTGCAGAACAACCGCCTCGACGAGGCCGACAAATACCTCAAGCGCGCGCTGGAACTACGGCCCCAGAACGATCAGGCGCGCCTCTATCTCGGGCAGGTCGCGGAGCAGCGCAAGCAGTATGGCGCGGCGATAGACTGGTATCTCCAGATAAGGGACGGCGAACATTATTTCGAGGCGCAGGCCCGCCTCGGTGTGGTCATGGCCAGGCAGGGCGACCTCGCCGGCGCGCGCCGCCACCTGGATGGCATCAGCGTCCAGAACGATTCCCAACGCGTGCAGGTGGCGCTGGCGCACGAGCAGATACTGCGCGAGGCCCGGCAGTTCAGTGAAGCGATCGAGATGCTGAATGCGGCGATCCGGACCGTCCCGGGCGACAAGGACCTGCTGTACGCACGCGCCCTGGTGGCGGAAAAACTCAACCTGCTGGAAGTCACCGAGCGCGACCTGCGCGAGATCCTCAAGAAGGACCCGAAGAACGTCAACGCCCTGAATGCGCTGGGCTATACGCTCACGGATCGCACCACCCGCTATGACGAGGCGTCCGAACTGCTGCAGCAGGCGATGGAACTCAAGCCCGATGACGCCTACATCATGGACAGCATGGGATGGCTGCAATACCGCCGCGGCAACACGGCCGAGGCGCTGAAGTACCTGCGACGCGCGCTCGAAATCCGCAACGACGCCGAGATCGCGGCGCACCTCGGCGAGGTGTTGTGGGTGGCGGGCGACCGTCACGAGGCCGAATCGGTGTGGGACCGTGCGCTGCGCGAGACCCCGGACAACGAAGCGCTGAACGGCGTCATCAAGAAATTCAAACCATGAGGCCGATCCCCGGCCTCGTTATAATTTTCGTTTCGCTCTTATCCGGTTGCGCCACCGCGCCGCTGCCGCCGGCCGCGGACCTCGATCCCGTCTGGCAGGCGCGGCAAGCCGCCCTGGTGTCGGTCACGGCCTGGCAACTCCGCGGCAGGCTGGCCCTGCGTGCCGCCGATCAGGGCGGACACGCCACGCTGAGCTGGAAGCGCGATGGCGAGCGCCATCGCATGGATTTCACCGGCCCGCTGGGCCGCGGTCATCTGCGTCTGACCCAGGACAGTCAGGGAGCCGAATTGCGTGACGCCGACAGGCGTGTCTGGCGCGCGGCGGATGCCGGACGTCTCCTGTACCGCGCCACCGGCTGGATCGTTCCGCTCGATGGCCTGAATTACTGGGTGCTCGGTCTCCCCGCCCCGGGCCCCGTGGCGAACCTGCAGCTGGATGAGCAAGGGCGTCTGAAGCGGCTTCTGCAGTCGGGCTGGGACATCCAGTTTCTGGAATACACCCGTCATGGCGCCTTCGACCTGCCGAGCAAAATGTATATCACCAGGCAAGACCGTCACGCGGACGGTAATCCTGCCGAGGGTGAAATACTGGAAGTGCGGCTCAGCATCGAGCAGTGGACGCTGCCGTGAATCGTGAGGCGTGAATCGCAAGCCGTGAGCCGTTTCCAGGCCATCGCGCCACTTGCGGATAACGATTCACGAGCCACGATTTACGGTTCACGAATTACGGCTTACGATTCACGCATGACAACCTGGCCGGCGCCCGCCAAGCTGAACCTGTTCCTGCATGTCACCGGCCGCCGCGCGGACGGCTACCACACGCTGCAAACGGTTTTCCAGTTTCTCGATTACGCGGATGAATTGACGTTTGTCGTGACCGATGACGGCCGGATTTCGCGCGCGGCCCCGGTGGCCGGCGTGTCCGAGGAACGGGACCTGACGCTGCGCGCGGCGCACCTGCTGAAGGAGCGATGCGGCGTCACCAGGGGCGTGCAGATCCATCTCGCCAAACACCTTCCCATCGGCGGCGGGCTTGGCGGCGGCAGTTCCGATGCCGCCACGACCCTGTTGGCCTTGAACGAGCTGTGGGGTGCGCATCTGTCGATTCCGGAGCTGGCGGCGCTGGGATTGAAGCTGGGGGCCGATGTGCCGGTCTTCGTACACGGACACACCGCATGGGCCGAAGGAATTGGCGAGGTTCTAACCCCGGTGGAGCCGGAAGAGGCGTGGTATCTGGTGGTGGTGCCGCCGGTGCAGGTGTCCACGGCCCAGGTTTTTGCCGCTCCCGAATTGACACGCTATAGCCCGCCCCTCACAATACGCGACTTTCACGAGGGGCGCGGCCTGCGAAACGACCTCGAACCGGTGGTGCGAAGCCGCTATCCGGAAGTGGACCGTGCCATGCGGCTGCTGGCTGAATTTGGCGCGCCGCGCATGTCAGGTTCCGGTGGTTGCGTGTTCCTGAGGGTGACGGACGCGGATCGGGGCCGCCAGATTCTGGAAAGAATTCCCAAACCGTTTACCGGCTTCGTGGCCCAAGGGCTCAACCGGCATCCATTATTGGGTAAACGCGGCGACAGTTCACCTTGGGGCGTAGCCAAGCGGTAAGGCACCGGATTTTGATTCCGGCATTCCCAGGTTCGAATCCTGGCGCCCCAACCAGTTAAAATGGTTCGGCATTGGCGGAGCGGTATCGGCGCCCCAACCAGATTTTGTCGTGGACCATCCGACTCACAGGGGAGATCTTGTGTCCTTGGACAACATGGTGGTGTTTACCGGGAACGCCAACCCGGCGCTGGCGGAACTGGTGGTAAGGCATCTGGGACTGCCGCTCGGCAAGGCGGTCATCGGCCGTTTCTCGGACGGCGAGATCCAGACCGAGATCATGGAGCATGTGCGCGGCAAGGATGTGTTCATCCTCCAGCCGACCTGCGCGCCCAGCAACGACAACCTGATGGAGTTGCTGATCATGATCGACGCGGTGAAGCGCTCCTCGGCGCGGCGCATCACGGCGGTGATACCTTATTATGGGTACGCGCGCCAGGATCGTCGGCCGCGCACGGCGCGGGTCGCGATCACGGCCAAGCTGGTGGCGGACATGATCACCGTCGCCGGCGCCAACCGGGTATTGACGATGGATCTGCATGCTGACCAGATCCAGGGATTTTTCAACATCCCGACGGATAACGTATATGCGTCGCTGGTGTTGCTGGGCGACATCTGGCGGCAGGAGTTCCAGGATCTGCTGGTGGTATCGCCGGACGTGGGCGGCGTGGTGCGGGCGCGGGCGATGGCCAAGCATCTGGAGGCGGACCTCGCCATCATCGACAAGCGCCGCCCGAAGCCGAACGAGGCCAAGGTGATGCACATTATCGGCGAGGTCGAGGGCCGAACCTGCGTGCTGATGGACGACCTCGTCGATACCGCCGGCACGCTGTGCGAGGCCGCCGCCGCGCTCAAGCAGCATGGCGCGAAGAAGGTATTGGCGTATTGCACGCACCCGGTCCTGTCCGGAAGCGCGGTGGAACGGATCAGCAAGTCCCAGCTCGATGAGCTGGTAGTGACCGACACGATCCCGCTCAAACCGGAGGCCAGGGCCTGCCGGCGCATCCGCCAGCTGAGCGTGGCCGAGCTGCTGGCCGAGTCCATGCGGCGCATCGCGGAAGAGGATTCGGTCAGCGAGCTGTTCATGGAATAACGATTTCGGGCGTTGGGCTTTGGCCCGGTGCCTTTTTTGTACCCCGATCCTGGTCGCGGGAGAGGGGAGTTGTTTAACCTTACTGGAGACTGACAATGAGCGCTAAATTTGAACTGACTGCCGAGCCACGCTCAGCGAAAGGTACGGGTGCGAGCCGCCGCCTTCGCCGCAGTGGCAAAGTACCCGCCGTGCTGTATGGCGCGGGCAAGCAACCGACCATGGTTGCGCTGGACCATAACCTGATGTCACGCCACCTCGCGAACGAGAAGTTTCACACCTCGATCCTGACCGTGACGGTCGGCGGTGAAACCGACCAGGCGATTCTGCGCGATTTTCACATGCATCCATACAAGCCCATCGTGATGCACGTGGACCTGCAGCGCATCAGCGCCACCGAGAAGATCCACATGAAGGTGCCGATCCACTTCGTCGGCGGCGATGTCGCCCCGGGCGTGAAGATCGACGGCGGTGTCGTGACGCATCTCATGAATGATATCGACATTACCTGTTTGCCCAAGGACCTGCCGGAATTCCTCACGGCGGACCTGTCGGCCCTCGGCCTGAATGAGTCGGTGCATCTCAAGGACCTCAAACTGCCGGAAGGCGTGGCGATCACGAGCCTGACGCACGGCGGCGACAACCTCGCAGTGGCGGCCATCTCGATGATCAAGGAGGTTGTGGAAGAAGCCCCGGTGGTGGCAGCGCCGGTGGAAGGCGAAGCCGCGGCGGCAGCCCCGGCGGAAGGCGAGGCGAAGGCGGGCGAAGCCAAGGCCGGCGAGACCAAGAAGGGCGAGGCCCCCAAGGCGGATGCCAAGAAGCCGGAGGCCAAGAAACCCGAAGCCAAGAAGGAAGGCAAGTAATCCGATCTCACGGAGTCGCGCGCAAGCGCGCCCGGCTCGCTCCCTTCTCCGCCTTTGGGGGAGAAGGGGTGGGGATGAGGGGAAGGTGGCAACATGTCCCAAGGCATCTCACTTATCGTCGGCCTGGGGAACCCGGGCGCGGAGTATGCGGAGACCCGGCACAATGCCGGGTTCCGTTTTCTGGACGTCCTGCTGGATGCCACCGGCGAGAAATTGCGCGCCGAATCCCGCTTCACCGCGAATGTCGGAAAGATCAGCCTGAGCGGCAGGGACATCTGGTTGCTGGCACCGCAGACCTTCATGAATCACAGCGGTGACGCGGTGTCGAGGTTTGCCCAGTATTACAAAATCCCCGTTACGGAAATCCTGGTGGCGCATGACGAGCTGGACCTGCCGCCGGGAACCATCCGGCTCAAGATCGGCGGCGGCGATGGCGGTCACAACGGCCTGTCCGACGTCACCGAAAAGCTGGGCAGCTCCGATTACGCGCGTTTGCGCATCGGCATCGGCCATCCCGGCAATGCCGCGCAAGTGGTCTCGTATGTACTGAAGAAGGCGACGGCGGCGGAGCAGACCCTGATCGATGCGGCCATCATGCACGGCAAGACGCATCTGGCGGATATCGTGCACGGCGAGTTCCAGAAGGCCATGAACAGTTTGCACACACACAAATAAACTCCATCCCCTCTCCCCGCGAGCGGGGGAGAGGGCAGGGTGAGGGGGTGCTAAGGTTTTGCACCCTCTCCCCTTGTTCCCGCCGGGGCGCACAAGAATCATGTGCGCCCGTTCGGCGGGGAAAAGGTCCACAGGACCTTTACCTGTATCCGCCTCACCTCCCGCTCACGCGGGAGAGGGGGAGTTGGCAGAAAAGAGAGATCATAAGATATGGGTTTTAAATGCGGTATCGTCGGCCTGCCGAACGTGGGCAAATCCACGCTGTTCAACGCGCTCACCAAGGCGGGCATTGCCGCGGAGAACTACCCCTTCTGCACCATCGATCCGAACATCGGCATCGTCGAAGTGCCGGACCCGCGCCTGCAGCAATTGGCCGGTATCGCCAAGCCGGAGAAAATCCTCCCGACCACCATTGAATTCGTGGACATCGCGGGCCTGGTGGCCGGCGCCTCCAAGGGCGAGGGGCTGGGCAACAAGTTCCTGGCCCACATCCGCGAGGTGGATGCCATCGCGCATGTGGTGCGCTGTTTCGAGGACGAGAACATCGTGCATGTTGCGGGCGGCATCAACCCGCTGGCGGACATCGAAACCATCAATACCGAGCTGGCGCTCGCCGATCTCGAGGCCGCCGACAAGGGCGTGCAGCGCGCCGACAAGAACGCCAAAAGCGGCAGCAAGGACGACATCAAGCTGCGTGAGCTGCTCGTGCGCGTGCACAAACACCTGGACAACGGCAAGCCGGTACGCAGCATGGGTTTGAGTGAAGAGGAACACAGGCTGCTGAAACCGTTGTGCCTGCTGACCGACAAACCGCTCATGTACATCGCCAACGTGAACGAGAAGGGTTTCAGCAATAATCCCCGGCTCGATCAGGTCGACAAGCTCGCGCACTCGGAAAATTCCGTGGCGGTACCGATCTGCGCCCGCATTGAGGCGGAACTGGCCGACATGAACGCGGAGGAAAAGCAGGTATTTCTCGCCGACATGGGGCTGGAGGAGCCGGGCCTGAACCGCGTCATCCGCGCCGGTTACCAGTTGCTCGGTTTGCAGACCTTCTTCACCGTCGGTCCCAAGGAAGTGCGTGCCTGGACCGTGCGCAAGGGCGCGCACGCGCCGCAGGCCGCGGGCGTGATCCATACCGATTTCGAGCGCGGCTTCATCCGCGCCGAAACCGTTGCCTACGAGGATTTTGTACGGTTCAAGGGCGAACACGGCGCACGCGAGGCCGGCAAGCTGCGTCTGGAAGGCAAGGATTACGTGGTGCAGGACGGCGACGTCATGCATTTCCGCTTCAACGTCTAGGCCGGCGACGGTAAAAACCCGGTTGCGCCGGATTCCCCTTTATCCGTCGTCCCGAATCTTGTATCTTTTGCACCCTTTTTACGGCTAGGTAGCTCAGACGGTTAGAGCGCGGCACTCATAATGCTGAGGTCGGCGGTTCGATTCCGCCCCTAGCTACCATTATTTTCCCGTCGGCAAGCGATCAGGTTTCTTGCCTTTCGTCGGTCGCCGTCGAACGCCTGCGAAGCGCCATTCATCCGCGTAAAGTCACGTCGCCCGGCCATCGTTGGCGAACTGCCATGTATCGGTCCTGGCTTGTGGTTTCGGCGCTCCCGGCCAAGACTCTGTCCAAGGGACGACCTGCGGGTAGAAAGGAATGACGGGCCAACGCCCCTCCCGCAGACTATTTCCCGAGGAGGAGTGCATTATGCTGAAACTGAGCTTCTGGATTGGTACACCGTCGATAATCACTTACCTGGCGTCGACCTATTCCCAACTCCTGGAAAACATCATCTATATCTTCGCGCTGTCGGCGGCGGCGTTGATCGTGGCGATCCTGTCGCAGATCGACGAAAAATCCGGGTCCTGACGATTATTGACGGTCCTCCGGAATGCGGGCGGCGTGAGCCGCCCG
The DNA window shown above is from Sulfuricaulis limicola and carries:
- a CDS encoding 50S ribosomal protein L25/general stress protein Ctc, with the translated sequence MSAKFELTAEPRSAKGTGASRRLRRSGKVPAVLYGAGKQPTMVALDHNLMSRHLANEKFHTSILTVTVGGETDQAILRDFHMHPYKPIVMHVDLQRISATEKIHMKVPIHFVGGDVAPGVKIDGGVVTHLMNDIDITCLPKDLPEFLTADLSALGLNESVHLKDLKLPEGVAITSLTHGGDNLAVAAISMIKEVVEEAPVVAAPVEGEAAAAAPAEGEAKAGEAKAGETKKGEAPKADAKKPEAKKPEAKKEGK
- the lolB gene encoding lipoprotein insertase outer membrane protein LolB, whose amino-acid sequence is MRPIPGLVIIFVSLLSGCATAPLPPAADLDPVWQARQAALVSVTAWQLRGRLALRAADQGGHATLSWKRDGERHRMDFTGPLGRGHLRLTQDSQGAELRDADRRVWRAADAGRLLYRATGWIVPLDGLNYWVLGLPAPGPVANLQLDEQGRLKRLLQSGWDIQFLEYTRHGAFDLPSKMYITRQDRHADGNPAEGEILEVRLSIEQWTLP
- the pth gene encoding aminoacyl-tRNA hydrolase → MSQGISLIVGLGNPGAEYAETRHNAGFRFLDVLLDATGEKLRAESRFTANVGKISLSGRDIWLLAPQTFMNHSGDAVSRFAQYYKIPVTEILVAHDELDLPPGTIRLKIGGGDGGHNGLSDVTEKLGSSDYARLRIGIGHPGNAAQVVSYVLKKATAAEQTLIDAAIMHGKTHLADIVHGEFQKAMNSLHTHK
- a CDS encoding carbon starvation CstA family protein, which gives rise to MNSLFLLLAAAVAFVFGYRFYSRLLALGVFRLEDNYSIPAPERPAEDEPRRSKRHLIFGHHLASLAAGAAVMGSLVALTWGWIPAFLWVVVGTVTAAGTYGLGSLWLSLRYPGLNPAEIAARLVGAPAHTLFALFAFLVLLIMNAASATLAAQLLSGFPQAVLPFWAVAGLAWFLGVFLRGRKDFEILAAALIALILGLMSMWLPGELPLAFTGMLSFEAGNSFVAFDATVVWILILFAYGYHATRQPMWKLIRPRGYLTALLLGVMLCIAYTAVVINHPILVAPEFNAIPDIPATLPWLFVTLTSGAVAGFHLLIANGITARQIRRETDARYVGYGGALALGLLALSAVIIGSTGFADLQEWNRHYGTWRDSRDLHQVLALYINGYARLAGGIGLDPAFTRTLAATVMLGLLVATLEAGLRLQKQFLTGLTERMPSLLPVNEKSQITFVVLLSAALALHQARGLGGLAWWPLFGLADQLLAVLGFALLALALKQRGRPVAWVVTPLLFMAVVAHWAYAVLAAQWWSAENWLLLGLGTLLLVIELALAWLALNTLKSSVTPPA
- a CDS encoding tetratricopeptide repeat protein, producing MRRLFSILFLSLLTACAGTVKPEPMAEAPPPGPAKADAALPGVALEPEILYNLLLGEIAGQRGQIGVAAATLGEVAQQTRDPRVAERATLAALYAKRYDEALQSARLWTELRPHDTEAREALITALLELDRAAEAKEHFQTLFAAEETRRNLDQAYLRAAAVLGRTSNRAAAIDVMQSLVALNPRLASAHFAMAHLMVRGGDLEKALVSADAALKQRPDWEEAALFKARILLSQKEPQKARAFYEAFLNDNRGANQVRLNYARFLVDQKEWQKALEEFKRVADNVPDDADTIYAVGLLSLQNNRLDEADKYLKRALELRPQNDQARLYLGQVAEQRKQYGAAIDWYLQIRDGEHYFEAQARLGVVMARQGDLAGARRHLDGISVQNDSQRVQVALAHEQILREARQFSEAIEMLNAAIRTVPGDKDLLYARALVAEKLNLLEVTERDLREILKKDPKNVNALNALGYTLTDRTTRYDEASELLQQAMELKPDDAYIMDSMGWLQYRRGNTAEALKYLRRALEIRNDAEIAAHLGEVLWVAGDRHEAESVWDRALRETPDNEALNGVIKKFKP
- a CDS encoding ribose-phosphate diphosphokinase gives rise to the protein MVVFTGNANPALAELVVRHLGLPLGKAVIGRFSDGEIQTEIMEHVRGKDVFILQPTCAPSNDNLMELLIMIDAVKRSSARRITAVIPYYGYARQDRRPRTARVAITAKLVADMITVAGANRVLTMDLHADQIQGFFNIPTDNVYASLVLLGDIWRQEFQDLLVVSPDVGGVVRARAMAKHLEADLAIIDKRRPKPNEAKVMHIIGEVEGRTCVLMDDLVDTAGTLCEAAAALKQHGAKKVLAYCTHPVLSGSAVERISKSQLDELVVTDTIPLKPEARACRRIRQLSVAELLAESMRRIAEEDSVSELFME
- the ychF gene encoding redox-regulated ATPase YchF, whose product is MGFKCGIVGLPNVGKSTLFNALTKAGIAAENYPFCTIDPNIGIVEVPDPRLQQLAGIAKPEKILPTTIEFVDIAGLVAGASKGEGLGNKFLAHIREVDAIAHVVRCFEDENIVHVAGGINPLADIETINTELALADLEAADKGVQRADKNAKSGSKDDIKLRELLVRVHKHLDNGKPVRSMGLSEEEHRLLKPLCLLTDKPLMYIANVNEKGFSNNPRLDQVDKLAHSENSVAVPICARIEAELADMNAEEKQVFLADMGLEEPGLNRVIRAGYQLLGLQTFFTVGPKEVRAWTVRKGAHAPQAAGVIHTDFERGFIRAETVAYEDFVRFKGEHGAREAGKLRLEGKDYVVQDGDVMHFRFNV
- the ispE gene encoding 4-(cytidine 5'-diphospho)-2-C-methyl-D-erythritol kinase codes for the protein MTTWPAPAKLNLFLHVTGRRADGYHTLQTVFQFLDYADELTFVVTDDGRISRAAPVAGVSEERDLTLRAAHLLKERCGVTRGVQIHLAKHLPIGGGLGGGSSDAATTLLALNELWGAHLSIPELAALGLKLGADVPVFVHGHTAWAEGIGEVLTPVEPEEAWYLVVVPPVQVSTAQVFAAPELTRYSPPLTIRDFHEGRGLRNDLEPVVRSRYPEVDRAMRLLAEFGAPRMSGSGGCVFLRVTDADRGRQILERIPKPFTGFVAQGLNRHPLLGKRGDSSPWGVAKR